Proteins from a single region of Primulina tabacum isolate GXHZ01 chromosome 5, ASM2559414v2, whole genome shotgun sequence:
- the LOC142546932 gene encoding mediator of RNA polymerase II transcription subunit 15a-like isoform X6: protein METLKRHLPFSGPEGLQELKKIAMRFEEKIYTAATSQSDYLRKISLKMLTMETKSQNPMTNPLQPNTASNSKNPQDPASQTMQSQMQNQVQSLPMTMVSNQSQVRQQLLSQNIQNNLTSTGAQLPGGVSQSTVPNVSSQNPNMQNIQNMSNVTQNVVGNSMGQSMPSNMFANSQRQMARQQQVASQDQQQQSQNSQQYPYNQQLQQHLMKQKFQQGTVPQSLMQAQIQQQQQQPLLQPGQLQSSQQAVMQPSLRQSSASSTLQQNQQQSLQQSTQSMLQQQQQQQQSVLRQQQPSVIHQQQTSLSQHSVLPAQQHQSQQLSGQQPNASNMQQNQLIGQQNNALDAQQQHQQQQRIMAQQNNITSLQPPQTINQQNNLPNMHQQLSSGQQNNLQNVHQQQLGSQTNLSGFQQQQMVGIQNGGSSLQPNPQSVHMLQQSKVSVQQQMQQNMANCLPNQAHQTLSQPPQQQLMSQIQSQQGQLQQQLGLQQQVNPLQRDMQQRIQTSGPLLQPHNTIDQQKQLLQSQRIIPEVPLTSLDSSQTGNSNGGDWQEEVYQKIKTMNEMYFPDLNEMYQRMAAKLQQHDSLPQQPKNEQLDKLRFYKLMLERLLMFLQTNKNEVNHSHKEKIVGVEKQIVNVLNSNRPRKPVSSLHQGQIPQPHLPSMQQSQQAQPQISQMHIPENQMNSQMQPMNGQNYVTTAQQNNLNNLQHNSLPSVSAISNSRQNMMDTLQPGSNVEPGQSNSLNSIQQVPMSSLQQNLVTGPQQMNINSISSQNGLTAMPSNMNPLQSNSNILQPHQIKSEQQIFPTQQVKQQYQQRQIQQQYMQRQQLIQQQQQQQTTQQSTSQLTAQQMMQLNQINETNDIKMRHQISSKSGVIQQHTSSGQRPSYHHPQMKSGTPFSISSPQVLQGGSPQISLHPSPQLDQQNLLASHVKAGTPLQSANSPFIVPSPSTSMVPSPMPGDSEKINPGVSSLSNAGNIVHNSTAGASGPAQSLAIGTPGISASPLLAEFTSPDGTHGAASTIVSGNNNVVEQPLERLIKVVKSMSQKALSASVSDISSVVSMVDRIAGSAPGNGSRAAVGEDLVAMTKCRLQARNFFTQDGPGGTKKMRRYTTAMPSNVVSSTCSVSDNFRHINGSESDGESTGASSVKRPRIEANHALEEELHEINQRLIDTAVYICEDDVDPTAVTAAAEGGGGIIVKCSFSAVALSPNLKSQYASAQMSPIQPLRLLVPNNYPNCSPILLDKFPVEVSKEYEDLSRKAKSRFSTSLRTLAQPMSLGEIARTWDICARAVISEYAQQSGGGTFSSKYGTWEDCLSTA, encoded by the exons ATGGAAACCTTGAAGAGGCATCTTCCTTTTTCTGGCCCAGAGGGACTGCAGGAACTTAAGAAAATAGCCATGAGGTTTGAGGAGAAGATTTACACTGCAGCAACAAGTCAG TCAGATTACTTGAGAAAGATTTCTTTGAAGATGCTGACAATGGAGACTAAATCCCAAAATCCTATGACCAATCCTCTTCAACCCAATACTGCAAGCAATAGCAAAAATCCCCAAGATCCAG CTTCTCAGACGATGCAGTCTCAAATGCAAAATCAGGTGCAGTCGCTACCTATGACTATGGTTTCCAATCAATCTCAAGTGCGCCAACAGCTATTAtcccagaatattcagaatAACCTCACATCAACTGGAGCCCAGCTCCCTGGTGGTGTGTCTCAGAGCACCGTGCCTAATGTTTCTAGTCAGAATCCTAACATGCAAAATATACAAAACATGTCTAATGTAACTCAAAATGTAGTAGGGAATTCTATGGGGCAAAGTATGCCATCCAATATGTTTGCCAACTCTCAGAGACAGATGGCGAGGCAACAACAAGTTGCATCACAGGATCAACAGCAACAGTCTCAAAATTCACAGCAATATCCGTACAACCAGCAGCTACAACAACACCTTATGAAGCAAAAGTTCCAACAAGGAACTGTCCCACAATCTCTTATGCAAGCTCAgatccagcagcagcagcagcagccccTTTTGCAACCAGGTCAGCTCCAATCCTCTCAGCAGGCTGTTATGCAGCCTTCTTTGAGGCAATCATCAGCTTCATCTACTCTTCAGCAAAATCAGCAGCAGTCTCTTCAACAGTCAACTCAATCTATgcttcagcagcagcagcaacagcagcaaTCGGTCCTCCGGCAGCAGCAGCCTTCTGTCATTCATCAGCAGCAAACTTCTTTGTCTCAGCATTCAGTTCTACCTGCACAGCAACACCAATCGCAACAGCTTAGTGGACAGCAGCCAAATGCTTCAAACATGCAACAGAATCAACTGATTGGGCAGCAAAACAATGCCCTTGATGCACAGCAGCagcatcaacaacaacaaaggATTATGGCTCAGCAGAACAATATCACTAGCCTTCAACCACCGCAGACAATTAATCAGCAAAACAACCTTCCAAATATGCATCAGCAGCTGTCATCTGGGCAGCAGAATAACCTCCAGAATGTGCATCAGCAGCAATTAGGCTCTCAAACTAATTTATCTGGTTTCCAACAGCAGCAAATGGTTGGAATTCAGAATGGTGGCTCCAGCTTGCAGCCTAATCCACAGTCAGTCCATATGTTGCAACAATCCAAGGTCTCAGTGCAGCAGCAAATGCAACAAAACATGGCAAACTGTTTACCTAACCAAGCTCATCAGACACTGTCGCAACCACCGCAACAGCAACTGATGTCACAGATCCAGTCACAACAAGGCCAACTGCAACAGCAATTAGGCTTGCAACAGCAGGTAAATCCATTGCAAAGAGACATGCAACAAAGGATTCAAACGTCTGGTCCCTTGCTTCAACCACATAATACTATTGATCAACAGAAGCAGTTGTTACAGTCTCAAAGAATCATTCCAGAGGTTCCTCTAA CATCTTTAGATTCATCACAGACTGGAAATTCTAATGGCGGGGACTGGCAAGAAGAGGTTTATCAAAAG ATCAAAACCATGAATGAGATGTATTTTCCTGATTTAAACGAGATGTACCAGCGAATGGCTGCTAAGTTGCAGCAG CATGATTCTCTTCCTCAACAGCCTAAGAATGAGCAACTTGACAAGCTCAGATTTTATAAGCTTATGTTGGAACGTTTGTTAATGTTTCTGCAAACTAACAAGAATGAAGTTAACCATTCTCACAAGGAAAAGATTGTTGGCGTTGAGAAGCAGATTGTCAATGTTCTTAATTCGAACAGGCCACGGAAGCCTGTTTCTTCTTTGCATCAAGGGCAAATCCCCCAGCCTCACTTGCCTTCTATGCAACAATCTCAGCAGGCACAACCTCAAATTTCTCAGATGCATATCCCAGAGAATCAAATGAATTCTCAGATGCAGCCAATGAATGGACAGAATTATGTGACGACTGCACAGCAGAACAATTTGAACAACTTGCAGCACAACTCGTTACCTTCTGTGTCTGCTATCTCAAATTCCCGTCAAAATATGATGGATACACTCCAGCCTGGCTCAAATGTTGAACCTGGACAAAGCAATTCTCTCAACTCAATTCAACAAGTACCTATGAGTTCTCTGCAACAAAATTTGGTAACTGGCCCGCAGCAAATGAATATTAACTCAATATCATCACAAAATGGTCTAACAGCGATGCCATCAAATATGAATCCCTTGCAGTCAAATTCTAACATACTCCAACCCCATCAAATAAAATCAGAGCAACAAATTTTTCCAACACAGCAAGTGAAACAGCAGTATCAGCAGAGGCAGATCCAGCAACAATATATGCAGAGACAGCAGCTGattcagcagcagcaacagcagcaaACAACTCAGCAGTCAACTTCACAGTTAACTGCTCAGCAAATGATGCAGCTTAATCAGATTAATGAGACAAATGATATAAAGATGAGACACCAGATAAGTAGCAAATCAGGAGTTATCCAGCAACATACTTCCTCTGGCCAACGACCATCATATCATCACCCCCAAATGAAATCTGGAACTCCGTTCTCAATTTCTTCTCCTCAGGTCCTTCAGGGTGGATCCCCTCAAATTAGTCTTCATCCTTCACCACAACTTGACCAACAGAATCTTCTGGCATCTCATGTCAAAGCTGGAACCCCTTTGCAATCAGCAAATTCTCCTTTCATTGTCCCATCTCCTTCAACTTCCATGGTTCCATCACCCATGCCAGGTGATTCTGAGAAAATCAATCCTGGTGTTTCATCGCTGTCAAATGCTGGAAACATTGTGCACAATTCAACTGCTGGAGCATCTGGACCAGCCCAATCTCTTGCAATTGGGACTCCTGGGATATCAGCCTCACCTTTGCTTGCAGAATTCACCAGCCCTGATGGCACTCATGGTGCGGCATCAACCATTGTTTCCGGAAACAATAATGTTGTGGAACAGCCGCTTGAACGCTTAATCAAAGTG GTGAAATCTATGTCTCAGAAAGCTTTAAGTGCCTCTGTTAGCGACATCAGCTCAGTTGTCAGTATGGTTGACAGAATTGCGGGATCTGCTCCAGGAAATGGATCACGGGCTGCAGTAGGTGAAGATTTGGTTGCTATGACTAAATGTCGTCTTCAGGCCCGAAACTTTTTTACGCAAGATGGACCTGGTGGAACCAAGAAAATGAGACGTTATACAACTGCAATGCCATCCAATGTTGTTTCATCTACCTGCAGTGTGAGTGATAATTTCAGGCATATAAATGGAAGTGAATCTGATGGAGAGTCCACTGGGGCATCGAGTGTCAAGAGGCCAAGGATTGAG GCTAACCATGCACTTGAAGAAGAGTTACATGAAATTAATCAGCGACTTATAGATACTGCTGTATATATATGTGAAGACGATGTTGATCCAACTGCAGTTACTGCTGCGGCTGAAGGTGGTGGAGGAATTATTGTGAAGTGTTCTTTCAGTGCTGTGGCACTGAGTCCAAATCTGAAGTCACAATATGCTTCAGCGCAAATG TCACCAATTCAACCTTTAAGGTTATTAGTTCCCAACAACTATCCAAATTGCTCTCCTATACTTTTGGACAAGTTTCCAGTTGAAGTCAG TAAAGAATATGAAGACCTCTCCAGAAAGGCCAAATCAAGATTTAGTACCTCTCTCCGAACTCTAGCCCAACCTATGTCACTCGGGGAGATAGCAAGGACTTGGGACATCTGTGCTCGTGCTGTTATTTCCGAATACGCACAGCAAAGTGGAGGAGGAACCTTCAGCTCAAAATATGGGACATGGGAGGACTGCTTGAGTACGGCATGA